A window from Salvelinus sp. IW2-2015 linkage group LG5, ASM291031v2, whole genome shotgun sequence encodes these proteins:
- the LOC139027717 gene encoding octapeptide-repeat protein T2-like — MIEATGRARQEQGGADRDEQREAREETGSKGRSREEGRGTGRQGKSVGERREPQGEQGKKGGAASGRSTGRPQGETGEPGERAGGARESTRAGSGVDKRREQGGSRAQGKPGARGEAGGTRKESGERSQRTEEGGERDKQKHRESRDGGKKQGKSKGSRTGRRSRRRRLDGASVHGGGSAPDVVPAPPCHPPPSVASLHTMATSNNPTGWRAAPD, encoded by the exons ATGATAGAAGCAACAGGGAGAGCAAGGCAAGAGCAGGGCGGAGCAGACAGGGATGAGCAAAGGGAGGCGCGGGAAGAGACAGGAAGCAAGGGGAGAagcagggaagaggggagaggcacAGGGAGACAGGGGAAGAGCGTGGGAGAGCGGAGAGAGCCACAGGGAGAGCAGGGAAAGAAAGGGGGAGCTGCCTCGGGTAGAAGCACAGGACGGccacagggagagacaggagagccaGGGGAAAGAGCAGGGGGAGCGCGTGAGAGCACAAGGGCGGGGAGCGGGGTGGATAAGAGACGGGAGCAGGGAGGAAGCAGGGCACAGGGGAAGccaggagcgagaggagaggcaggaggcaCGAGGAAGGAGAGCGGGGAGAGGAGCCAGAGAAcggaggaagggggagagcgGGATAAGCAGAAGCACAGGGAGagcagggatggagggaagaagcAGGGGAAGAGCAAGGGATCCAGGACTGGGAGGAGAAGCAGAAGACG GCGTCTGGAtggggcatctgtccacggtggcggctccgctCCGGACGTGGTCCCCGCCCCACCATGTCATCCCCCGCCCTCCGTAGCCTCTCTCCACACAATGGCCACCTCCAATAACCCCACCGGCtggagggcagcaccggactga